From Desulforegula conservatrix Mb1Pa:
CTAAAAAGCCAGATCGTCTTGGAATCGGGAACTTTATCGCCTGCATCAATTGAAAGAAAACGCATAAAGGACAATCGGTCTAAAATCTGATATTCAATCCCATCATCAGAAAGGTTGTAAAGAGACTGTAAAATCAGTATTTTAAACATCAGGATAACATCATACGGTTTTGCGCCCGCGTTGCTCTTTCGAGCCTTCACAAAAACATTACTCAAAACAGAACGAAAATCCTCCCATGGAATCACCTTATTCAATTCAACTAATGGATCTCCATTCTTGTCAATTCTCGTATAGCGCTCTTTCCAGTCAAATAATCCAAGCTGCTTCATTGTCTAATTTGCTCACCATATTCATAAGTTAATATGGTTGTCTTATAACATATTTTTACTTGTTGAGTAATTAATAAAACAATTTTTAGAGATTCTCTTAAGGGGTAAAATATGTAAAATAGACTGTTATTATAATAAAATCATAAAGCTTAATATGGACTTAAGGAGCTTTATGAAAAAAAGTACCCCAAGGAAATTAAGATCGCAAATGATTTGCTTTATTGACTGCCAATACTGTCAACGTCGCAAAAAGCTCTACTATCGTCATTCTGGCGCAGGCCGGAATCCAGAATTGTTTGAAAATACAAAGATGGCAGATCAATTCCGGCATGACGCAGTTGTCATTTTTTAGTTTTTGGTACTCCATCAATATTTGACTGGGACACAGCCTAATAAAAAAAGGCCGCCATTTTGGCGGCCTTTAGTTTAAAAAGCTAATTTTGAGTTTTACTTTGCTTCCATTATT
This genomic window contains:
- a CDS encoding IS5/IS1182 family transposase, whose product is MKQLGLFDWKERYTRIDKNGDPLVELNKVIPWEDFRSVLSNVFVKARKSNAGAKPYDVILMFKILILQSLYNLSDDGIEYQILDRLSFMRFLSIDAGDKVPDSKTIWLF